One genomic window of Cinclus cinclus chromosome 6, bCinCin1.1, whole genome shotgun sequence includes the following:
- the PIDD1 gene encoding p53-induced death domain-containing protein 1: MSRCLGHLPRPVPPRIAAQLPRTFPEVAGRAQPSPAPAAECPGPVRSGETRGAVLGRARERLRLGLLPGPGQWRGATGPGHRVLRTARARLCVSVCGGFACVSVCGAVCPCAAALWCCQCLPAWQVRACLDPVDEKQKMAELLGLRDECGEGTSGAPAFADSCLADNRLNLDVYPDGCRRFLQLFKEQQGEVVQIEFLRLSSNDCLLDTTLGSLPHLKHLKSLVLKGGHARDEFGSYQHGSLTSLPPDFGNLSCLTHLDLSFNRLSTLPSCILHLPSLRVLLVNHNSLVTLPEDFGHLSKLTFFSAMKNQLKVLPQSIGELSMLQDLDLSENALELLPEEVGNLHNCTELDLSGNRLLSIPDSLANLKSLHRLHLHSNLLVTVPASLASLPNLSRLDLQNNCLRAIPAEIQTLPFVHIRGNPLGETEPSLQADKASTRRLKRLFLATGEGSFTVSSEGCRVVLSCGIHFYFPPGAASDPLQIHFRSLTPDPQWVKLRHHDVVLSRVLELQPHGVQFQQEVQIWMPYISPQTPHQHEVVVRTFSGQSWSDLKTRVKRKRKSKKCVAHCCVLHFSWFLVVSRLVQNECKVPTEGTLLFSSVDPNIKVTFPPGVTKEPRSVKLQVLPVSAEEIQEITASAGCRASPLLYLSQDSTVDFLKPVKIQLPLPPGVTGLNLDRSRLHILHGDLEGQTWNDITSEVVLEFTHLYAVFEVTHFSWYWLWYTTKTYIGGIAKKVYERLRLYQVNFIALQRKKDPEQVLLQCVPKHKVDPVLKKLQDRYRGPEPSDMVEMFEGEQFFAAFERGISIDMDRPDCVDGRLSFIFYSHLKNMKEIYVTSCVDRKGQAVKGQVSFYRGAVPDSIPEDASRRRKNPDSLWLATLPIKLPQLKPRWDENPSPLYGFSFPPLNLGNAETGYLTQANLLSIARRVGADWQSIGLNLGLTYQQIERIGYNNREDLNKQILDMLFSWAQQNSEDPGCVSKLITAMKESGRQDIADEVEAIIELGRQKYSESIRRVGLEQESSAEDSAIAMM, encoded by the exons ATGTCCCGCTGCCTGGGGCACCTCCCTCGTCCCGTCCCACCCCGGATCGCGGCGCAGCTCCCGAGAACTTTTCCGGAAGTGGcgggcagagcccagcccagccctgccccggctGCTGAGTGCCCGGGGCCGGTGCGGAGCGGTGAGACCAGAGGGGCCGTGCTCGGCCGGGCACGGGAGCGGCTgcggctggggctgctgccggGGCCTGGGCAGTGGCGTGGGGCGACGGGGCCAGGGCACAGGGTGCTGCGGACAGCCCGGGCCCGgctgtgtgtgtccgtgtgcgGGGGTTTTGCGTGTGTGTCCGTGTGCGGGGCTGTGTGCCCGTGTGCAG CTGCCTTGTGgtgctgccagtgcctgcctgcctggcaAGTCAGAGCATGTCTGGACCCTGTGGATGAGAAGCAGAagatggcagagctgctggggctcaggGATGAGTGTGGGGAGGGGACTTCGGGGGCTCCTGCCTTCGCTGACTCCTGCCTTGCGGACAACAGACTGAACCTGGATGTTTATCCTGACGGCTGTCGCCGTTTCCTCCAGCTGttcaaggagcagcagggagaggttgTCCAGATTGAGTTCCTCCGGCTCAGCAGCAACGATTGCCTCCTAGACACCACACTGGGCAGCCTTCCTCATCTGAAGCACCTGAAATCCCTGGTGCTTAAAG GTGGCCATGCTAGAGATGAGTTTGGTTCCTATCAGCATGGCTCCCTGACAAGCTTGCCACCAGACTTTGGGAACCTCAGCTGTCTCACCCACCTGGATCTCAGCTTCAATAGACTCTCCACCTTGCCAAGCTGCATTCTCCACCTCCCCAGCCTCCGTGTGCTCCTGGTGAACCACAACAGCCTGGTGACACTTCCTGAGGACTTTGGCCATCTGAGCAAACTGACTTTCTTCTCTGCAATGAAAAATCAGCTCAAAGTCTTACCTCAGAGCATTGGGGAGCTGTCAATGCTGCAGGATCTGGATCTCTCAGAAAATGCTTTGGAATTGCTCCCTGAAGAAGTTGGGAATCTGCACAACTGCACAGAGTTGGATCTCTCTGGGAATCGCTTGTTGAGCATCCCAGACTCCCTAG CCAATCTGAAGTCTCTGCATCGGCTGCATCTCCACAGCAATCTCCTGGTGACAGTCCCTGCCTCACTTGCCAGCCTGCCCAACTTGTCCAGACTTGATCTGCAGAACAACTGCCTCCGTGCCATCCCTGCTGAGATCCAGACCTTGCCATTCGTGCACATCCGAGGCAATCCCTTGGGAGAAACGGAGCCATCCCTGCAGGCTG ATAAAGCCAGTACCAGAAGGCTAAAAAGACTCTTCCTTGCAACAGGAGAGGGCAG CTTTACTGTCAGCTCTGAAGGCTGCAGAGTGGTCCTGTCCTGTGGCATCCATTTCTACTTTCCACCGGGGGCTGCCTCTGATCCTCTGCAGATCCACTTCCGATCCCTCACACCGGACCCTCAGTGGGTAAAACTGAGACACCATGATGTTGTGCTGAGTAGagtcctggagctgcagcctcatGGGGTCCAATTCCAGCAG GAGGTGCAGATCTGGATGCCATATATCTCACCTCAAACCCCTCACCAGCATGAGGTGGTAGTTCGGACCttcagtgggcagagctggagtgATCTGAAAACAAGAGTGAAGcggaaaagaaaatcaaag AAGTGTGTGGCCCACTGTTGTGTCCTTCACTTCTCTTGGTTCCTTGTTGTGTCTCGACTTGTGCAAAATGAATGCAAAGTGCCAACAGAGGGAACATTGCTCTTTTCCAGTGTGGATCCAAACATCAAAGTGACCTTTCCTCCTGGAGTCACCAAAGAACCTCGTAGTGTCAAGCTGCAG GTGCTGCCAGTCTCTGCAGAAGAGATACAGGAAATCACAGCCAGTGCAGGGTGCAGAGCCAGTCCCCTGCTCTACCTCTCCCAGGACTCCACAGTGGATTTTCTCAAGCCAGTGAAgattcagctgcctcttccACCTGGGGTCACAG GGCTAAATTTGGATCGGTCAAGGCTGCATATTCTCCATGGTGACCTGGAGGGCCAAACCTGGAATGACATTACCAGTGAGGTGGTGCTGGAATTCACCCATCTTTATGCAGTGTTTGAAGTCACTCACTTTTCCTG GTACTGGCTGTGGTACACCACCAAGACCTACATTGGAGGCATTGCCAAGAAGGTCTATGAGCGGCTGCGTCTCTACCAGGTGAACTTCATTGCACTGCAGAGGAAGAAGGATCCCGAGCAGGTCCTGCTACAGTGTGTCCCAAAGCACAAG GTTGACCCAGTGCTGAAGAAGCTGCAGGACCGCTATCGAGGACCTGAGCCATCCGACATGGTGGAGATGTTTGAGGGAGAGCaattttttgcagcttttgAGCGAGGCATCAGCATTGATATGG ATCGTCCTGACTGCGTGGACGGACGTCTATCATTCATTTTTTACTCCCATTTGAAGAACATGAAGGAAATCTATGTGACTTCCTGTGTGGACAGAAAAGGCCAAGCTGTAAAAGGCCAG GTCTCTTTCTACCGAGGGGCAGTTCCAGACAGCATCCCTGAAGatgccagcaggaggagaaaaaatcCAGACTCCCTCTGGCTTGCTACTCTACCCATCAAACTGCCT CAACTGAAACCGCGCTGGGATGAGAATCCCAGTCCCCTGTATggcttctccttccctcccttgaACCTGGGCAATGCTGAGACTGGGTACCTGACACAGGCAAACCTGCTGAGCATTGCCAGACGTGTGGGAGCTGACTGGCAGAGCATCGGCCTCAACCTGGGCCTGACTTACCAGCAGATTGAGCGCATAGGATACAATAACAG AGAGGACCTCAATAAGCAGATCCTGGACATGCTTTTCTCGTGGGCTCAGCAGAACTCAGAGGATCCTGGCTGTGTGAGCAAGCTGATCACAGCCATGAAGGAGAGTGGCCGCCAGGACATCGCCGATGAGGTTGAAGCCATCATTGAGCTGGGGCGGCAGAAATACAGCGAGTCCATCCGCCGGGtgggcctggagcaggagagcagcgCTGAGGACTCTGCAATAGCTATGATGTAG